The following are encoded together in the Lactuca sativa cultivar Salinas chromosome 1, Lsat_Salinas_v11, whole genome shotgun sequence genome:
- the LOC111882157 gene encoding pentatricopeptide repeat-containing protein At2g15980, with protein sequence MALFYTVSKRPIFLNPTPTLRFCSASSQPPSDNETAVATAVSVLKHHRSKSRWTHLRTLFPSGFDPSQFSQITIQLRNTPHLALRFFLFSIQHSMCHHSLLSYATIIHTLARSRQKSHALALIKSALRKFPDANTDSPLRTPPLIFETLITTYRTCDSAPFVFDLLIKACLQSKRINQAIEIVRMLRTKGISPMISTCNSLIMSVSKHHGSIAGYEVYNELLGSTRQFGDQKLGVKIVVPNVHTYNIIMHSFYKDGLIENLEQLWSDMIVNKCLPSAYSYNILMAAYCDNGRMEEAMRVWEEMRNKGLKHDAMAYNTIIGGLCEAGEVDKAEEFFKEMGLDGEESTCVTYEHLITGYCKTGDVDSAMLLYKDMCRKEFTPLGSTIDVLIKELCEKNKVSEALKVSRFAMKRNNVVMKGESYELLIKGLCNEGRMDEGMKLQAEMVGRGYEPNSGIYSAFINGYEKEGNKEQAAKLKMELQSIK encoded by the coding sequence ATGGCGTTGTTTTATACAGTATCCAAACGCCCCATCTTCTTGAACCCAACCCCTACCCTCCGCTTTTGCTCTGCCTCTTCACAGCCACCATCCGACAATGAAACTGCAGTCGCCACCGCCGTCTCCGTCCTCAAACACCATCGTTCCAAATCCCGATGGACCCACCTTCGTACGCTCTTCCCATCCGGTTTCGATCCTTCCCAATTTTCCCAAATCACCATTCAACTACGTAACACTCCTCACTTAGCTCTCCgtttcttcctcttctccatccaacACTCCATGTGCCACCACTCCCTCTTATCCTACGCCACAATCATCCACACCCTCGCTCGTTCCCGCCAAAAATCCCATGCCCTAGCTCTGATTAAATCCGCGCTTCGTAAATTTCCTGATGCTAATACCGATTCGCCTTTAAGGACTCCACCTTTGATCTTCGAAACTTTGATTACGACTTACAGAACGTGTGATTCTGCACCTTTCGTGTTTGATTTACTGATCAAAGCATGCCTTCAATCCAAACGAATCAATCAGGCTATCGAGATTGTCCGGATGTTGCGCACTAAAGGTATATCCCCAATGATTAGCACTTGTAATTCTTTAATCATGTCAGTTTCTAAACACCACGGGAGCATTGCTGGATATGAAGTTTACAACGAACTTCTCGGATCCACTCGCCAATTTGGGGATCAAAAACTTGGTGTCAAAATCGTTGTTCCTAATGTACATACTTATAACATAATTATGCATTCTTTCTATAAAGACGGTTTAATTGAGAACTTAGAACAATTGTGGAGTGATATGATTGTGAACAAGTGCTTACCCAGTGCATACAGTTACAACATTTTAATGGCGGCTTATTGTGATAATGGAAGAATGGAGGAAGCCATGAGAGTGTGGGAAGAAATGAGAAACAAGGGTTTAAAACATGATGCCATGGCTTATAACACCATAATCGGTGGCCTTTGTGAAGCTGGAGAGGTTGATAAAGCTGAAGAATTCTTCAAAGAAATGGGATTGGATGGAGAAGAAAGTACTTGTGTCACTTATGAGCATTTGATAACAGGGTATTGTAAAACTGGGGATGTTGATTCTGCAATGCTTTTGTATAAGGATATGTGTAGGAAAGAGTTTACACCATTGGGGTCTACCATTGATGTGTTGATTAAGGAACTTTGTGAGAAGAATAAGGTTTCAGAAGCATTGAAGGTTTCAAGATTTGCAATGAAGAGAAACAATGTGGTTATGAAGGGTGAAAGTTATGAGCTTTTGATAAAGGGTTTGTGCAATGAGGGGAGGATGGATGAAGGTATGAAGCTTCAAGCAGAAATGGTGGGAAGAGGATATGAACCGAATTCGGGAATTTATTCTGCTTTTATTAATGGGTATGAGAAAGAAGGAAACAAGGAACAAGCAGCCAAATTGAAGATGGAACTTCAatcaataaaatga